A window of Rhodococcus sp. SGAir0479 contains these coding sequences:
- the cobA gene encoding uroporphyrinogen-III C-methyltransferase, with amino-acid sequence MSASAGDETSYLVGLNLTDRRVVVVGGGTVAQRRLGLLVASGARVHLVSREVTPAVEGMATSGLITLELRDYRDGDLDGAWYAIACTDEPDTNAAIVAEAERSRIFCVRADNAREGTAVTPATGSYEGLSIGVLAGGAHRRSAAVRTALIEALQSGAVTDTDEAPAPGVALVGGGPGDPDLITVRGRRLLARADVVVADRLAPPELLAELGPHVEVIDAAKIPYGRAMAQEAINAALIDGAKAGKFVVRLKGGDPYVFGRGFEELEACAAAGVPVTVVPGITSAISVPSAAGIPVTHRGVTHEFVVVSGHVAPDHPDSLVDWAALAKLRGTIVLLMAVERIEQFASVLVAGGRPADTPVTVIQEGTLRTQRVLRADLATVAARVREENIRPPAIVVVGTVAGFCADAR; translated from the coding sequence GTGTCTGCTTCCGCCGGTGACGAGACCAGCTATTTGGTCGGACTCAACCTGACGGACCGTCGTGTCGTGGTGGTCGGTGGCGGCACCGTCGCGCAGCGCCGGCTGGGCCTGTTGGTCGCCTCCGGCGCCCGGGTCCACCTCGTCAGCCGCGAGGTGACACCCGCGGTCGAAGGCATGGCGACCTCGGGCCTGATCACCCTGGAACTACGCGACTACCGGGACGGTGACCTCGACGGCGCCTGGTACGCGATCGCGTGCACCGACGAACCCGACACCAACGCGGCGATCGTCGCCGAAGCCGAGCGCAGCCGCATCTTCTGCGTGCGCGCCGACAACGCCCGTGAAGGCACCGCGGTCACCCCGGCCACCGGAAGCTACGAAGGACTGAGCATCGGCGTCCTGGCCGGCGGCGCACACCGTCGCTCGGCCGCGGTGCGGACCGCGCTGATCGAGGCCCTGCAGTCCGGTGCCGTCACCGACACCGACGAGGCCCCGGCGCCCGGCGTCGCGCTCGTCGGCGGCGGACCGGGCGACCCCGACCTCATCACCGTCCGCGGCCGCCGCCTGCTCGCGCGGGCCGACGTCGTCGTCGCCGACCGGCTCGCGCCGCCGGAGTTGCTCGCCGAACTGGGTCCGCACGTCGAGGTGATCGACGCCGCCAAGATCCCGTACGGACGCGCGATGGCGCAGGAGGCGATCAATGCCGCGCTGATCGACGGTGCGAAGGCGGGCAAATTCGTGGTCCGGCTCAAGGGCGGCGACCCGTACGTGTTCGGCCGCGGCTTCGAGGAACTCGAGGCGTGCGCGGCCGCGGGTGTCCCGGTGACCGTCGTCCCCGGCATCACCAGCGCGATCTCGGTGCCGTCCGCGGCCGGGATCCCCGTCACCCACCGCGGAGTCACCCACGAGTTCGTCGTGGTGAGCGGGCACGTCGCCCCCGACCACCCGGATTCGCTCGTCGACTGGGCGGCCCTCGCGAAGCTGCGCGGGACCATCGTGCTGCTCATGGCCGTCGAACGGATCGAGCAGTTCGCGAGCGTGCTCGTCGCGGGCGGCCGTCCGGCCGACACTCCGGTCACCGTGATCCAGGAAGGCACGCTGCGCACCCAGCGGGTGCTGCGGGCCGACCTCGCGACCGTCGCGGCGCGGGTGCGGGAGGAGAACATCCGCCCGCCCGCGATCGTGGTCGTCGGCACGGTGGCGGGTTTCTGCGCCGACGCTCGGTAA
- a CDS encoding MFS transporter → MQLMMVLDGTVASLALAKIQEDLGLSDSGRNWVITSYALTFGGLMLLGGRVGDAFGRKRVFIGGVALFTLASLLCGLAFNEATLVAARALQGVGAAIASPTALALVATTFAPGPVRNQAIAIFAAMTGVGSVTGLIIGGALTEVSWRWIFLINVPIGLVILVLAFRALEETGAERLKLDVPGAVLATLGCTGVVYGFTEGPEMGWGSPAVLIGLIGGFVLLVAFLAVERRADNPLLPFSLFRNRSRVATFVSLALVGMVMFSLAPFVALFVQDVLAYTPLRAGLAFVPFAFGLGAAAFVASKLAVKVAPRWLVVTGTLITFVGLLYGSTLDVSATYLGNLFMLVVGVGFGVGLAVVPLPLCAIAGVGPQEIGPLAAIAQVAQVLFGPVGLAIVGAMATSKTLSLGGVSGLPAGEMNPAQLDALSSGYTFALLGCAILAALAAVAALFIRFTPAQVAQAQAAEKAAQQA, encoded by the coding sequence ATGCAGCTGATGATGGTGCTCGACGGCACCGTCGCCTCCCTCGCGCTCGCCAAGATCCAGGAAGATTTGGGCCTCAGCGATTCCGGCCGCAACTGGGTGATCACGTCGTACGCGCTCACGTTCGGTGGTCTGATGCTGCTCGGCGGTCGCGTCGGCGACGCGTTCGGGCGCAAACGCGTCTTCATCGGGGGCGTCGCACTGTTCACGCTCGCGTCGCTGCTGTGCGGGTTGGCCTTCAACGAGGCCACGCTCGTCGCCGCCCGCGCCCTGCAGGGTGTCGGCGCGGCCATCGCCTCGCCCACGGCACTCGCGCTGGTCGCGACGACGTTCGCGCCCGGCCCGGTCCGCAACCAGGCCATCGCGATCTTCGCGGCCATGACCGGCGTGGGATCGGTGACCGGGTTGATCATCGGGGGTGCGCTCACCGAGGTGTCGTGGCGGTGGATCTTCCTCATCAACGTCCCGATCGGCCTGGTGATCCTGGTGCTCGCGTTCCGCGCGCTCGAGGAGACCGGTGCCGAGCGACTCAAACTCGACGTTCCGGGGGCCGTCCTGGCCACCCTCGGCTGCACGGGGGTCGTGTACGGCTTCACGGAGGGTCCGGAGATGGGCTGGGGCAGCCCCGCGGTCCTGATCGGCCTGATCGGTGGGTTCGTCCTGCTGGTCGCGTTCCTCGCCGTCGAGCGCCGCGCCGACAACCCACTGCTGCCGTTCTCGCTGTTCCGCAACCGTAGCCGCGTCGCGACGTTCGTCTCGCTCGCGCTCGTCGGCATGGTGATGTTCTCGCTGGCCCCGTTCGTCGCGTTGTTCGTGCAGGACGTCCTCGCCTACACGCCGCTGCGGGCCGGCCTGGCGTTCGTGCCGTTCGCGTTCGGACTCGGCGCTGCCGCGTTCGTCGCGTCCAAGCTCGCGGTGAAGGTGGCGCCACGGTGGCTCGTCGTGACCGGCACGCTCATCACGTTCGTCGGCCTGCTGTACGGGTCGACGCTCGATGTGTCCGCGACCTACCTCGGCAACCTGTTCATGCTCGTCGTCGGTGTCGGCTTCGGTGTGGGCCTCGCGGTGGTGCCGCTGCCGCTGTGCGCCATCGCCGGTGTCGGCCCGCAGGAGATCGGCCCGCTGGCCGCGATCGCCCAGGTGGCGCAGGTCCTCTTCGGTCCCGTCGGTCTCGCGATCGTCGGCGCGATGGCGACGTCGAAGACGCTCTCGCTCGGCGGCGTGTCCGGGCTCCCCGCGGGTGAGATGAACCCGGCGCAACTGGACGCGCTGTCGAGCGGGTACACCTTCGCGCTGCTCGGCTGCGCGATCCTGGCCGCGCTCGCGGCGGTGGCCGCGTTGTTCATCCGGTTCACGCCCGCACAGGTCGCCCAGGCGCAGGCGGCGGAGAAGGCGGCGCAGCAGGCGTGA
- a CDS encoding DMT family transporter, protein MAATVLSVLLAVGSALCIAIGNVMRQRAAASAPLAKSVHDRRWWVGALAGAGGYALQAAALGVGSLLLVQPLLVLSLMFALPLGARVSGRAVRPADWWWAAILTVSVAVLVVVGDPRPGEVRAETWHWAIVVLVGLPALALCLLGARSGPPARRALLLGLAGGALFGVGAVLTKSVVHLLARGPVPLLTSLELYVLVVVFAAAVVLQQLAFGAGELQASLPATTVTEPAVATVLGFVVLGEYLDVDGRMGVLLVGALAATAAAVVALARSSAGPERTVGAPEADPAAPRT, encoded by the coding sequence GTGGCCGCCACTGTGCTCTCCGTCCTGCTCGCCGTCGGCTCGGCGCTGTGCATAGCGATCGGGAACGTGATGCGGCAGCGGGCGGCGGCGTCGGCTCCACTCGCGAAGTCCGTTCACGACCGTCGGTGGTGGGTCGGGGCGCTGGCCGGGGCGGGCGGCTACGCGCTGCAGGCCGCCGCACTCGGGGTCGGCTCACTGCTGCTCGTCCAGCCGCTGCTCGTGCTGTCGCTGATGTTCGCGCTGCCGCTCGGCGCGCGCGTGTCCGGCCGGGCGGTGCGTCCCGCCGATTGGTGGTGGGCGGCGATCCTCACCGTCTCCGTCGCAGTGCTCGTCGTCGTCGGTGATCCCCGTCCCGGAGAGGTTCGAGCCGAGACCTGGCACTGGGCGATCGTCGTCCTGGTGGGGCTACCGGCCCTGGCGCTGTGCCTACTCGGGGCGCGGAGTGGCCCGCCGGCCCGCCGCGCGCTGCTGCTCGGACTCGCCGGTGGTGCACTGTTCGGGGTGGGCGCGGTCCTGACCAAGTCCGTGGTGCATCTGCTCGCTCGTGGACCCGTCCCGCTGTTGACGTCGCTCGAGCTCTACGTGCTGGTCGTGGTGTTCGCAGCGGCCGTCGTGTTGCAGCAGCTCGCGTTCGGCGCGGGAGAACTGCAGGCGTCGTTGCCCGCGACCACGGTGACCGAGCCGGCCGTCGCCACCGTCCTCGGATTCGTCGTCCTCGGTGAGTATCTCGACGTCGACGGGCGGATGGGCGTCCTGCTCGTCGGGGCGCTCGCAGCAACGGCGGCGGCCGTCGTGGCGCTGGCGCGCAGCTCCGCCGGACCGGAGCGAACCGTCGGCGCACCCGAGGCGGATCCCGCCGCCCCGCGCACCTGA
- the yaaA gene encoding peroxide stress protein YaaA — MLVLLPPSETKSDGGKGAPLDLGELSMPQLTETRELLVTALVDLAADTEASSLALGLGPKQADEIERNAKLWVSPTRPALERYTGVLFDALDATSFTKVQREKAFRRVAMGSALFGAVRAGDPIPAYRLSGGSKLPGFGTLQALWKPELTDALRSEADGGLVVDLRSGTYQQLGPVPDAVVATVLTEQPDGSRKVVSHFNKHHKGLLARALTVSRAEPTDVKGVARVASKAGLRVEIASDTELIILT; from the coding sequence GTGCTGGTGCTACTCCCCCCTTCCGAAACGAAATCCGACGGCGGAAAGGGCGCGCCGCTCGATCTGGGCGAGCTGTCGATGCCGCAACTGACCGAAACCCGCGAGCTGCTGGTGACCGCGCTCGTCGACCTGGCGGCCGACACCGAGGCCTCGAGTCTGGCGCTGGGCCTCGGCCCCAAGCAGGCCGACGAGATCGAGCGCAACGCCAAGTTGTGGGTCTCGCCGACCCGCCCGGCGCTCGAGCGGTACACCGGCGTGCTGTTCGACGCGCTCGACGCGACCTCGTTCACCAAGGTGCAGCGCGAGAAGGCCTTCCGCCGCGTGGCGATGGGGTCGGCACTGTTCGGCGCGGTCCGGGCCGGGGACCCCATTCCCGCGTACCGACTGTCCGGAGGCTCCAAACTGCCCGGTTTCGGCACGCTGCAGGCGCTGTGGAAGCCGGAACTGACGGACGCGTTGCGGAGCGAGGCCGACGGCGGCCTCGTGGTGGACCTGCGGTCGGGCACGTACCAGCAACTGGGTCCGGTCCCGGACGCGGTGGTCGCGACCGTCCTCACCGAACAACCGGACGGTTCGCGGAAGGTGGTGAGCCACTTCAACAAGCACCACAAGGGGCTGCTGGCCCGGGCGCTCACCGTGTCCCGCGCCGAGCCCACCGACGTCAAGGGGGTCGCGCGGGTGGCCTCGAAGGCGGGGCTGCGCGTGGAGATCGCGTCGGACACCGAACTGATCATCCTGACCTGA